The sequence below is a genomic window from Sardina pilchardus chromosome 9, fSarPil1.1, whole genome shotgun sequence.
GGGTCAAGCAGTATGCCAAATAGGAAATCATTGTCTTTCTACAGCTGTGAATGCACCCATTTTGTTTTCTaccaaaaaaaaaggtttacgTACAGATTTTTGATTACGTTGGTAGGAAGTTGTTATGTTGGTGGGTGCTACAATGGTCACATGAAGACCGGATAAACACCTGCTGTTCCCACTACCTAGCCTGGTATACATTTCATATGTAAATAAAACCCTGTACAACTTTAACATGCCAACTACAATACAAAAAAGACACCTGTTAGGCTTTTTTTCAGTGCCAAATTTGCTTGAATGTTTCTCTTAGAAAACAGTTAAAATTCATCTTCAGTATAATTTAAAGTATATGGTCAATGAGAGGCTAGACAACAACTGCTGTCTCCACTAGCTACCCTGGCTGTGCACTGTTTTGTGgtttgagggaaaaaaaactgtaaaaaattAAGAAAAGCCTGTACGGCTTTAATATTGCCAACTACAAAAAGAACACTAACTGGTGTGCTAGTAAGGGGTTTCCAGTGCAAACTAGGCTGTAGTtggtgcacacatgcactcagagGTTGCTTTTGGTTGAGGTAATGTCCCAAAGATTTTAGTTGTGTTTTGTGCAAAATACTTATGATTTACAGCATGCCATGGTCAAAGTTCAACTAGGTTGGTGCtgcttgtgctgtgctgtgctgtgctgtgcaagaGATTGAAAATAATGGGTTTCATTACGCAGTGCTGCTGTTTGCGTGTGCAATGTGCACCCCACTTAAGGGTATGGTGTGGTCTTAAATGAGGTTTCAGACCAAAATTCTTCTGTTGCTTTAAGGATTGCGTCTCTCTCTGGGGTCCTGATAtcggccgggtttcccaaaattgttaagaagctcttaagtgctaagaacttcttaggagcgttgtaagaatgttctaagaacgctcctaagaagttcttaggacttaagagcttcttaacgattttgggaaacccggccaatatggGTATTCTGAGACAATATGAAGTCTGCAAAATTTAGAGataagggccgggtttcccaaaattgttaagaagctcttaagtgctaagaacttcttaggagcgttgtaagaatgttctaagaacgctcctaagaagttcttaggacttaagagcttcttaacgattttgggaaacccggccaaggaATGAAACTTCACGTTCAATCATTTCTAAGCAAAGCTCCCTTTATTGTGAGTTGGAGTGGTAATTTCCAACAATATCAAACAAAAATAATTCAAACTCTGAATATGTCCACTTTTGTACAAAGAGTGCAAAACAATAATTTAACATGAGTAAATTTATGAGAAATTACATTTGTCAATCAAATTGGCCAATAATTATATTGTACTACTCATTTCAAAGACTAGGCCTATAATGCTATATTTTTTCATGAACAAAAGTATACTTTAAAGACATTTAAGTGCTTTTGGTCCTAGAACTAATCCAGAGACAACAAGAAATAATTTGCATTCAAATGCGTTATTGTTTCTGCAAACAGACCTGAGGTATTAGGACAGTTTCATATTTCCATGAAATATACTGACACTGAGCGTTGATAAGTTTTCATAAGCATCAAAGTGATTCATGTGGCTTACTGCTCCAAAAGCATTAGCATCGGCATTTATGAAAAAGGCTGCAATCCTTTCTTTTTTATATCTGACACCATGCTGAcacattctgtgtttttttcactgGTTCAGCATGCCAGTTCAGCAAGAAGCACTAAGAATCATTGTTACTCTTTCTGCAAAGAACAAGAGCAGACTGGTCATTTGTGCGTAAAAAAATCTTCATCAAACGCTCTCCCATGTGCATAAGCCCTTATTGAGGTGACGGGCATCTTCCTCCCCTGGTGGACAGGTTTGCCTTCATCACCCCTGCCTAATCAGACGGAGTACTTCTACcgatagtctctctctctctctctctctctctctctctctctctctctctctctctctctctctctctctctctctctctctctctctctctctctctctctctctctctctctctctctccttgcctcACCTTTACTCTTCTTCCTCATTGTCCTCATTAATGTTCACTTTCACTCGATGCCAGGCATTGCTGAGGACCCCCCTCAAGTTCCAAATGGGTGCCACAGTGTCTGGTTGGGTGTTGTAACTGTTGTCCACGGCCTTGCACACGATCTCCAGCTCCTGGGTCTCAGCGGGCAGAGGGACGGTGACCTCCCACAGCTTCCAGGCCCAGGCCTGACCTGGTGGAGGAGACGGCGCCGGCTCCTGTCCCTTCTCGCTGTTCTGGAGCTGGGCGATGTGCCACGTCTTTCCTCCGTCTGTTGTGACGTCCACCCTGACGACCTCCCTGCCGCCGCCGCTCCAGGCGTAGCCTTTGACGGTCACCTCTTCCATGCTGCGGTCCACTGTGGCTCCCTCTGCAGGCTGGGTGATGGCAGACTGGATGGGCAGCTCCTGGATGGCAGGGGCTGACTTAAAGTCCACCGTGTCCCAGTCCGTACTAGGGGAGAAGCCCTTGTAGTCATTCTGCTGCCAGTGACTCTTGCTTTCTTCCTCACTGATCACAATCTTGCCCAGCCACTTGACATTGCGTGCGCCAACAGTTCCCGGGACCACCACGCGAACAGGGTAGCCATGATCAGGTGGGATGTCTTCCCCATTCATCTCGTAGGCCAGGAGCACATCCCCTACTTCACTCACAGCTTTCACTAGTGGTATGGAAGCCCCGTAAGACGTACCGGTCACGTCACAATCGAGCCCTTCGAACTGCACGTGTCGTGCCTTCGCAGCCACCTCTGGACCGTAGCCTGCGTCCAGCAGGACGTCCCTTAAGCGTGCACCTGACCAGGTGGCATTGCTTATGGCCGCTATGCCCCAGTTGAGTCCTTTCACTTGCTTGACTGTGTTCATTTCTGACCGGCGGTTACCTGCACACTGCAGAGTGGCTGTGATTGTATGTTTGGGGTAGCGGGTCTTAAGGTCAGTTAGTGTCAGGGATACCGGCCTCCCTGGAAGACCTTCGATCTCCAGCTTGTAGGTCTTTGGGTCCACCCTTGGGACGGGGAGGTGGTTGCGCTTGAAGAACAGGGCGTTGGGGGTAATGTAGCTGTCAGAGAGAAGTGCAGACGGGGGCTCAGCGTTGAAGGGTTTCAGGCTGTTGATGCGCAGTGCTGGGTGTCGCTCAGGGTCTGTGGAATACGGGTCAGATGAGTCTGCCAATTTCAGCTGCTTTTTTCGGTCCTCTGGACTCAGCTCTCCTACCTTGTACTCGGACAGGATCTCCAGTACGTGGTCCTGGCCGTGGACGGCATACAGAGACCAGAAGGGTTCCAGAGCTCCACCTGCTGCCAGCAGGATCTTATCACCCCCTGGGTGCATCGCGATGAAGCTGGTGATGTCATAGACATTACCCTTGTACGTGACCCATACGCCCTCATCCAGGGTTTTGTGTTTGGTGACCTCTTCCTGAGAGTAGATGGGGAAGGATGATTGGGTCACTGGCTCTATGGATGAGGCTGCCCGCTCAGCCtggagtagagagaggagacaaagtTAACATggaattttaatttaatttaaagttaattttgtttgtcttgtatgtcttggtgccGCTCTGTCCGACATCTTTTTTCttatgtgtcttgtgtgtggagtgctttgggttaaatgcgctatacaaataaactgacTTGACAAAAACATAATCCAAATTAAATAATCTCTACATAAAGCAATTTCAATCCAGGACAGGATTTGCATTCATTGCATTCATGCATTAACCAACTTAATCATCATCCCaatacaacatcaacacacagcagtgtCCCTTAAACACCGTCTTACTTGGTTATTGTAGACTGCATAGGCCAATACAGCACCAGTTCCAGCTGCAAGTCCCGCTAGCAAGTGTCTCCACCTGGGGCTGAGGCCAGCGTGAGCCTGTCCAGACTGACCACCATGGTGGCCATTGCTCTGCCAGCGCACAGACAGAGAACCCACGCATGCTGTCACAGCTGGTGCCGCAGCCTTCCTGAGGTAAGTCCTGTGAAATCGAATGTATAAGCATTCACTGAAATAGCCTATACAGTTGAGAAGAGCTGCAATAGTATGTTAGTGTCAGGCAATTATGTATTGTACAATGTGATGTGACCACATGTTGTGCAAGGTTCACTGCAAATTTTTGAACGTGACACCAGATGAAAGTGACAGTTTGCCTAGTAACTTTATcccaaacagacaaaaacaatagTCATGATAAACAGCAATGGACATCAAaatcaaaataatgaataatgacCTGAGTCAGCAAGAACTACTGTATGAAAACAAAGAGCTTAGAATGCCCACTACACCTAGATGAAAAGGAATGCTAACCTCTGTTACCACAGAAACAGAACAAGAATTTCATGACTGTTCTGAGGGAAACCAATGTTTATGTTGTCACAGACTCTCCTAGATTAAAAAGAATGTTACCACTATTTCACCACAGAAACGGAAAAAGAATTTCACAACCTTTCTGACACAGAATGCTTGCCTAGGTGAAAAAGAATGTTGACACTAAGaatgcatgaccattcatgACCATTGGAATAACATGTGACTAATTTaatttatgtatgtttgtatgtttgtatgtacagtgaggagaaaatttatttgataccatgctaaagttgcctaaaaagaggaatataaaatcatcaattgacaattgatcttaatgtcttaattaaaaaaaatagtaaaaataaaaccgctaagcaccccaattttctttgtgattgaagaatgtttcgtaaagaaataaatgttcttcctgaatgctagggggaaggaagtatttgacccccaatgtaaccctatgggaatttaacacatagggttaacataggggcaggcagatttttattttttaaggccagctatttcatggattcaggatattatgcatcctgataaagttcccttggccgttggaattaaaatagccccacatcattacatacctttcaccatagctaaagattggcatggtgctttttccagtaggcctattagcctgtttgatgctcattgagctcaatgcaaatcaacaggctaataggccaactggaaaaagcaccatgccaatctctagctatggtcaaggatatgtgatgatgtggggctattttaattccaaaggccaagggaaatttatggggatgcataatatcctagatccatgaaatagctggcctttaaaaataaaaatctgcctgcccctatgttaaccctatgtgttaaattcccatagggttacatagggggtcaaataattccttcccctagcatttaaggaaaacatttatctatttacgatacattcttcaatcacaaagaaaattggtgtccttggcggtttgatttttactatttttttttttaattaaggcattaagatcaattgtcaaatgatgattttatattcctgttttagcatggtatcaaatacatgtgctcctcactgtatatgttggatgttgtgtttgtatagctgctgaaacactgcaatgtccccttggggattaataaagtatacctattatctatctatctgagtGTAGccccaaagatccttgattgcTAACTCTCTCTGGTGATGATGCTGATACCATAATCAAAGAACACAGAGTACTGCAAAGTTTCACATTGCAGAATTGTTGATTATAATACAGAACCCAATAACATTTATCCATATTTCCACATAACATTTATCCATACCCACTGTGGGGAAACCGAGTCAATACTAGTCAAATTAAAGCTCACCGGAAGGCTGTAGGAAATgatgaagcagcttttagctgcaaTGCGGTTCAGCTCTGAACCAACTTTCGGATGACATCAAAAAAGCCCCAACTATAGCCacttttaaatctagacttaagaccaaactgTTCTCAGATGCCTTCTGTTAACTGCACTGAGTTACAAATTCGGaatctgtcttttaattattctacCTTGCGTCTTTTATGCTGTCTTTTTAATCAttctttgtttatgtaaagtacattgaatgacatctgtgatgaaatgtgctatatcaATAAACTTTACTTATTATCTTTATTGTTTTTGTAGTTGCTttagacaaaagtgtctgctaaagtccataaccataaccataacaatactGATTCAGAAAATAGGGATTCTATTGAAAAGTACAGGGGAAATGTTACACAAAAGCCTTAGGGTTATGTTTTGACACCAGGTTTGCTTTGTGCACTATAAAATGCCACCTTTTAATTAATTGCTATTTTTGTATTTCACTGAGATTGGGAAAAAGAAATTGAAGTAAATGaaagcaaaaaacataaaattgtGGTAGGTAAAAAACAATGTAAACTGTAAGACAAAATTACTGTAACAATGACTACATCACACAAATAACTACCTAATACCTATACTAAGAGATGCAGGTCTTGAAGGCTGGCTCTTCCTTAAAAGCCAAGTCATGAGGTTGGCTTCTGGTTGGAAATGATTAACTATAATGGCACTTTCCAAGATATGACTATTTACTCATCAATGCCTTGGAGTCtgacacaaacagaaaataTTTCATACACAACGTATGATTAGTGTCAGACTATGATTGATACAGGATTCAGTTCCTGATGCTACACTGTTACATTTTATACTGAGCAGTGATGAATACCCTGTATCCAAAACAATACAGCAATATGTTCAAACATTAAGAGGAAGATAAGACTCTAATGTGAACCTATAAATGTTGCTATCACCATGGCAatagaaaggagaagagaattTATTCAGTAGAATAGAGAAGCACGGGTGACTGAAATTAATCAAAAAGAAACTACCAAAAGAAATATGTTTAACTTGTTAACTTAATTTCTAACCAATCTAAAAGATAAGGCATGGGAAGTATAAGTTTATTGATtcagttttatgtcattttttaTGAGTCTACCATAGAGTTTTATAAGTTGGAGAGGCCAGCAAGGGAGATGTCTGAAAGACATACCTTTGTGTTGCAGTGAGGCTCACTCGAACAAGGCCTTGGCAGTGTCTCAAGTGCTGCATTGCATTAGTGGTctaagacaaaaaaaggaggAAACATACAGTCAAATAATGGATTACATCCATACATAAATTGAGTCAGCAAAGGGTCTAAACCTAAAACAAAAAGACACAAGGACTATGTAGTATAAGCAAAATACTTTGTATGTAAAGCACAACAGAACGTTCAGATAATGCCTCGAGGTTCATTGGCAAACCAGGCAAAATTTTAGTGGCAGTTCAGGTCTGACATCTCAGTACTGCTACAAAGGGGTTTTGGCGAAAACCCATTCAGCTAGAGGTGATGTGACCTCTGTcaccttttcacacacacatgctctatgCAATTGCCCAGGCTACAGGCTTCTGTTAGCACTGGCACCAGATAGCCAGTGTAACAATCTTCTTTGAATGTTTTTGCCAGTGTCTATGGTCATGCCATTTTGGAATCAGGAGCTATTTGTTTCATGAAAATGTCAATTAGAAATGTGATTTTCATCAAGATTTTTAGCATTTGGTGACAAAGCCTAACTTTATTAGCTCTCCTGTGTTACCCTGTGCAACCATTCTAATTGTTTTCTGGCTTTACTGAATCCTGGTAGAAATAGTGCAAACTATTATGAAAACAATTTCCAGGGTGGTGACTGGTGagtgcgcccttgttttcttgttCTTTGGGTGACATTAAATGGGTatatcaaaatcatgtcatgTCAACTTTCTTTCCTCTTTGTCAACCATTGCTGGTGTTCCTACCATTCATCTTGAAATAAATCAAGACATGTTTTCTCACACTTCAGTACAATACTGAACAAACTGTCACTTTCAAGTAAGCATCAACCACGGTCAGTCACTGGCAAGAACAAAACCACAAATGATGGGGGTGGAAGTCAAATGTGTAATTTATCTCTGTTGCGCAATGGCAAACATGTAATTATATCCCAGCAACAGCTAAAACACAGAGCTGTTTTGAAACAtttctgacctgtgtgtgtacttagcaaaacaacacaagcaATTAACCCCATTTGCTTCAAACTCAATTACAACTTGTCTCATTTATCTTCAGAAGCTTTCTTTGAGTGTTGACAGTGTTGGGTTCAGAACAATACAAGAGTTCCATTCCTAAAccatacattaaaaaaaagacatttaccGGGAGTGATGATACAAACTTCAAACCACAGATTTCTCACAGGATGTTGGCTGTACAAAGTATTATTTCAGCATTGGCACTGTTATGTGCGAATTGCCATGACACAGCACAAATAATGTCAAGGCAAATCATCACAAACACGCCACATTACAACATTTTGCTGCTTGATGCAAAATATTCCTATTTTCCATATCTAACCAATCAACCAGTGTGAGTCATCACTACCCTAGATTTTGTGCTAGGTACGGTGACACACATTATACAGCACAGAAGTTCAAGAAAGGATGATTCACACACTCAGTGCACACTTTTAGAAATTCACTGCCCTACAAAACTGCACAATTCCAATAGGATTCATTCTTTCCGTAGAACTTGGCCTAGTAAACTAAGCATGAGTACAGCATGAGTTCTTAATCTCCAAGCATTTTGTATCCTGCAGAAAAACAATATCACTAGCCCTAGAGAGATCTTTGGAGTGAAATGTTAAAAACGTTTCAGTCACCTGAAAATCAGGGGAAGAGCACACAGGCCAGTACAGCCAGTCCTCTAGAGGGCTGAACACCAGCATACTGCCATTCATGCTGAATCACTTATGACCAAGACTTGAACAGTCTACCTTTATGGTTCCTTACAAGCCTGCCAACTCGTGTTCCCCTTCACTGACCAATGACAGGGTAACAAACAAGTTCAACTCCTCCTTCATGGACCAATCAGGCACTACGACAAAACTTCTACAGAACCAACCAAAACCTGGGGCGTGCTTAAAGGGAATGGCTGGCGCGACAGAATTTGCTCAAGAAAGACTTGGGCCTAAATAACTATTTTCCTATCCCCTAGACCTAGATATGTTTGCCTACTTCACCTTGCCAAGTTGGGTTGATGGACTAAACAAATTCCCAATATCATCAAAAGTGTTACCTGTGTTAATATCTATCCTCTTCCAGTATAAGGTTCATGTATTTCTTTCCGCTATTCTTGtgataatttcccaactacttCTCATCATTTCCTACATCTTAGAATAAATAGTGGTGAGAGGCCCCTTTGCAGTAGGCAACGCTACTATCTCATATCAACTCTAAAATAGTATTGGAGTAATACAACGTTAAGAATTTATGATTAGTTAGCTGTTCTTAAATGGTTTATTGGCCATCATAGAACTCTTACTGACACTGATAATGCAACTTCAAAGCAGTAGGCTAGACTGATATGCACACAAGAGAATTTTGAATTTGTCAGCACCGGACAGTCCAAAACCTGTTGCCCATAAACAGACCTAGGCAGCTGAACCAGAGAGGATCTTTGGCTGAACATAGCCTGCATAGCCACTACAATCAAGGTGCTGATCAAAGTAGGATTACCAAATAGTCACAAGGGGGGCCTGTCAAAAATGTTTCACCTGCATTGTTCTGATTTTCACAACAAAAATGTTGTGTTGAGTGTTCTCCACATGAAACCATGCCTGCCAAGAACAGAATTATCAAGTAGACTGCCATAGAGACTACAAAACAGAATAAAGTAGACTGCCATAGAGACTTTAAATTCACAAAACAGAATTTAAATTCTGAAATACAGAAATGCATGGCAATTGCCTACTAGGAAATTCAACGCTTGTATAATGACAAGTTGAAAATGAAAAGTTCCAATGACACGCCTTGGCAATAAAATTCAATCGCATGACAACGAGACCGTCTAACAGCTGCCAAGTTACTGTCAGTTTACTGGTTGATTTGGCCTCAAAGTATGTCCGTAGATTTCAATACGAGAAAGTTATTAGCAGGCTATTCAAAAGGCTGTCGCGGCTAGAAACCACAGCACAACAATGTTAACAAAAATATTTCCGTTTCCAAAATAATTCGATACAATGTCCTCACTCCTCAGACGTGTCTGCCAAAACAAGCTAACTTCACATCTTATCTTACATTAACACACAGATTATTCGTGCCAACTAATCGCCGTTAACTGATAAAAATGGCAAgttatgatgaatgaatggttaAATTAATAAGTGTAATTTTTTGAAAATGCAATTTAACAGCAATTCATAACAAATACTTCACTGCAAAAAATAGAACTTTTTTATTGGGCTACTGATTTTCTGAAACGTCTGGACAGGTTCGTGAACTTCTTTTTTAAGTCAATCTGGCTAACGTAGTGAATCTATGACATGCTATTGCGAAATATAAAGACCTGCATGACATCATGGTTATGAGGATGGGGCAAAATAGCACTCGAGCAATGTATACAATTACAGAAATGATGAGTAAACGCCTGtgcatgtcaatgtcaattacCTAAATCGTTGCTAAAATTAGCTAACATGCTACATATAGCCATTTTGGCTAACCAAACTCCTATTGCTTAGAATACcaactgcaaaaaaataataagCTATTGTTTTTTATTCATATAATGTACAAGATGTAGTCGATAATTTATACTCACTTGAAGTGACTAGTAACTCCCTTGTGTCATGAAGTCGCACCGTAGCCTACTCTCCCCGTTGACAGTCTGGTAGCGTACCTCACGTGAAACTGAAGAATGAGGACTCCCTTGCTGAGATGGCAGGGCAAACAACTACGTCAAAAATATCGAAGGCGGTCTATGCTAATTTTTACTCAAGGAGGTGTTTGTCATAAGAAAACAATATTAAACATATAGGTTACTGGAATTATGGGACAGCAAGATACTTGTGAAAAtattaaattacattttaatattaatACTCATAAACGAACAAATAATTGCATTTTATAACACCAGCAATTTTGGCTATATAattaatgaaatactatgaaagaacccttttttttacAAAGAAATCTCAATGAGCAACATAGATAGAATTCCTGAAAGGTGTCAAACACCTATTAATCTAAGACACATTGTAAAACACTTCAAACCATCTTGAGTAGCCTACCATCAGGTGTTTCCATACAGTCTCATTGGTAGAGCAAAGGTACTATTAATCGGAAGATAGAGGTGGCTTTGTTGATATTACTATAATGACACATCAACATATTAGTTTTGATGATAAGACAACACTGTTAACTACAATTTTATCTGTACTACAGCAATGCATATAGATCCATTCATTTGGATGTATGGAAGGACAGAGTTGTGGCAGTGGAGGTTAAGGTGGCAATATTAACATTAAGCTATAGACATTAATAAAGTGTAAAATTGCCTTTCCATTACTTCTACACCTACCAACCAACTGAAGCTACACCATAatgatgtaataataataatataccaacatgtaataataataataataacaacaataacaataataaaaataataaatcagTACCATGGGTTTAGATTGGACAACATTTATTGAAAGGCTACATCACACTTTAATAAGGGCTTGAGAAAGAGATGCTTCCCTTTGAGGACTTTcaagctgatggtgctgatatGAACAGACATAGTCCTTTGTACTGGACTGTTTCCTGAGCCTGGTGCTTGTGCAACTGTGGTTAGGATGTGCCTGCCAGTAAAAAATGACCATCAGTGACTGCCCTCTGACAGTGACATGAACAAGAATAATGGCCAAGATGTGTTATTAATCCATAACTCTGACAAACTATATGCACGTGTCATCTTGTATGGTATCTCTACCTGGAATTTGATGGTGTGTTAGCACAGGAGCTTCATCTATAAATGAAGTTTCAAGGAATGTCAAACACTTAGCTTTGGGCTCAACTAGAAAATTGTTTTAAGCAGGTGGAGATGACTTGAAGAACTCAAACTGAAAGTAAAAAAACCTTAACTTTGAGCTAACTCCGATGTGTTCTGCCTGACTCAAGGTTGTTGTTCTGAATATCAAGGCAGTAAACTGTTCATGAATAAGAACATCCCACTCCATACATTCTGAGTATGGCTCATTATCCCAACTCTATTAGGATCATGAAAAACAATCCCCTGTGGTGATGTGGAATTGTTCACACGTGTTCATCAGTCTCATTGCGTGCCTGCAGGAAGTAGTAGTTTATCTCTACAAACTCGCGTTGAGGAGCTGGTTGTACGGATTCAGCCAGGGCCTCAGAGTCCATCTCCCCGGAGCACAGCCTCCTCCTGGCCCAGGATTAGGGCAGTTATTCCAGAGAAATGTCACTGCTGGTTCATCTTGGCTGCCTCTGCTTTGATGAGGGAGATGAGCTCCTGGTTGATCAGGAACACAAAGCGAAGGCCTGCAATCTGGAGGCAAGACACAAGGATTAATAATCAATCTTTTAACATCAAGGATAGTCAAAACAAGAAGATTTGTTGATGGAAAAGCACCT
It includes:
- the suox gene encoding sulfite oxidase, mitochondrial, translating into MQHLRHCQGLVRVSLTATQRTYLRKAAAPAVTACVGSLSVRWQSNGHHGGQSGQAHAGLSPRWRHLLAGLAAGTGAVLAYAVYNNQAERAASSIEPVTQSSFPIYSQEEVTKHKTLDEGVWVTYKGNVYDITSFIAMHPGGDKILLAAGGALEPFWSLYAVHGQDHVLEILSEYKVGELSPEDRKKQLKLADSSDPYSTDPERHPALRINSLKPFNAEPPSALLSDSYITPNALFFKRNHLPVPRVDPKTYKLEIEGLPGRPVSLTLTDLKTRYPKHTITATLQCAGNRRSEMNTVKQVKGLNWGIAAISNATWSGARLRDVLLDAGYGPEVAAKARHVQFEGLDCDVTGTSYGASIPLVKAVSEVGDVLLAYEMNGEDIPPDHGYPVRVVVPGTVGARNVKWLGKIVISEEESKSHWQQNDYKGFSPSTDWDTVDFKSAPAIQELPIQSAITQPAEGATVDRSMEEVTVKGYAWSGGGREVVRVDVTTDGGKTWHIAQLQNSEKGQEPAPSPPPGQAWAWKLWEVTVPLPAETQELEIVCKAVDNSYNTQPDTVAPIWNLRGVLSNAWHRVKVNINEDNEEEE